The proteins below come from a single Lepeophtheirus salmonis chromosome 4, UVic_Lsal_1.4, whole genome shotgun sequence genomic window:
- the LOC121116751 gene encoding low choriolytic enzyme, with amino-acid sequence MKNHLVITLLSSLFFSLCLSDENVSNEGSCRVLVDAHDRAAMYSRNFIGGRSNRWPNGIVPYTISSNFSSSQRQTIMDSIKHISDRTCVKFVQRTNQANYVDIFTGASGCYANLGYNSGRARSVLHLQSDGCVHLGIIVHELLHILGFAHEQTRPDRDQYVTISWENIRSGTYSNFWRALGENEAATIPYCGNVGIDQYDNCYAGFRTSTFGMAYDYGSIMHYGLTYFSTNGQNTITLKKSTTARIPNRSGMSDLDVQKTKAAYECQDAATAQTSTTSPEPTASSLAPAPTTTTAKPCVDTFRYCNYYKSYCGKHSYINQNCKKTCFNCVCENKIADESCTSLKGYCGYSFIRQFCLKGCGKC; translated from the exons ATGAAGAATCATTTAGTAATAACACTGTTGAGTTCATTATTCTTTTCACTCTGCTTGAGTGATGAAAATGTTTCCAATGAGGGAAGCTGTCGAGTTCTGGTGGATGCCCATGACAGAGCTGCTATGTATTCAAGGAACTTTATTGGAGGACGAAGCAATCGATGGCCCAATGGCATTGTTCCATACACAATCAGCTCAAATTTCTCTTCAAGTCAACGACAAACTATCATGGATTCTATTAAGCACATTTCGGATCGAACATGTGTCAAATTTGTTCAAAGAACAAATCAAGCgaattatgtagatattttcaCTGGTGCAAGTGGATGCTATGCTAATCTTGGCTACAATAGTGGGAGAGCGAGAAGTGTCCTTCACTTACAGAGCGATGGCTGTGTG catttGGGCATTATTGTTCATGAATTGCTCCACATCCTTGGATTTGCCCATGAGCAAACCAGACCTGATCGAGACCAATATGTTACAATTAGTTGGGAAAATATACGAAGTGGAACCTATAGCAACTTTTGGAGAGCTCTTGGGGAGAATGAAGCTGCTACTATTCCATACTGTGGAAATGTAGGCATTGATCAATATGACAATTGTTATGCTGGATTTAGAACTTCAACCTTTGGAATGGCCTACGATTATGGATCAATTATGCACTATGGACTTACATA CTTTTCAACTAATGGTCAAAACACAATTACATTGAAAAAGTCGACAACTGCTCGCATTCCAAATAGAAGTGGAATGAGCGATTTAGATGTTCAAAAGACCAAAGCAGCCTATGAATGCCAAGATGCTGCCACAGCTCAAACTTCTACTACATCTCCAGAACCCACAGCTTCATCTCTAGCACCTGCACCAACAACTACAACTGCTAAGC cTTGTGTTGACACATTTAGGTATTGTAACTACTATAAATCTTATTGTGGAAAACATTCGTATATTAACCAAAACTGTAAAAAGACCTGCTTCAATTGTG TATGTGAGAATAAAATTGCTGATGAGAGTTGTACAAGTCTAAAAGGATATTGTGGATATAGTTTTATCCGTCAATTTTGTCTAAAAGGATGTGGGAAATGTTAA